A genomic stretch from Methanobrevibacter sp. V74 includes:
- a CDS encoding reductive dehalogenase domain-containing protein encodes MSEPNNIQEYLIQLGASKVGFADVNGLASEFIDLPNGISIVLKLPKKTIESIEDENYEKYWKCFHSQIDKLTEIALKGEEYIKNIGYDAFALTMTRNECDMKKLLSILPYKTIATKSGLGWIGRSALFVTPEYGSAVALGAILTDMPLEFGKAITDSECDDCTNCQEACPVGAINPQKWNDRLSRDDIIDIEKCSKYIMNQFKAGSGCTKCMSECKLTKEYLKKE; translated from the coding sequence ATGTCTGAGCCCAATAATATTCAAGAATATCTTATCCAATTAGGTGCAAGCAAAGTTGGTTTTGCTGATGTTAATGGATTAGCTAGCGAATTTATTGATTTGCCTAATGGAATAAGTATTGTTTTAAAATTGCCTAAAAAAACAATTGAATCAATTGAAGATGAAAATTATGAAAAATATTGGAAGTGTTTTCATAGCCAAATTGACAAATTAACTGAAATTGCTCTTAAAGGGGAAGAATATATTAAAAATATTGGATATGATGCTTTTGCTCTAACAATGACACGCAACGAATGTGATATGAAAAAATTACTAAGTATCTTACCTTATAAAACCATTGCTACTAAATCTGGTCTTGGATGGATTGGAAGATCTGCACTTTTTGTAACTCCAGAATATGGTTCGGCAGTTGCTCTTGGAGCTATCTTAACTGATATGCCTTTAGAATTTGGAAAGGCAATTACTGACTCAGAATGTGATGATTGCACAAATTGTCAGGAAGCTTGCCCCGTCGGAGCAATAAATCCTCAAAAATGGAATGACAGATTAAGTCGCGACGATATAATTGATATTGAAAAATGCAGCAAGTATATTATGAATCAATTTAAGGCAGGTTCAGGCTGTACAAAATGTATGAGCGAATGTAAACTCACAAAAGAATATTTGAAAAAAGAATAG
- a CDS encoding DUF998 domain-containing protein has product MKAKVAGIVFLIGSLYYIIVEVVSATFFNASFINAYIFHTISELGIPNANSPLFWLMDSAFILIGLTLLSGNFYKFKDFIIKNKTIFYIFTLITSIGVIIVGLIHGGNPLTSGYHTFGAVMAILGGNMLLVLISRSMDDFGVFQKITICLGIIGLIVFWIMFFSMNSIYMPVYERLSVYTLIIWSFTAGIYLLRN; this is encoded by the coding sequence ATGAAAGCTAAAGTTGCTGGAATTGTATTTTTAATAGGAAGTTTGTACTATATTATTGTTGAAGTTGTTTCTGCAACTTTTTTCAATGCTTCTTTTATTAATGCTTATATTTTCCATACTATTTCAGAACTTGGAATCCCAAATGCAAATTCACCTTTATTTTGGTTAATGGATTCGGCTTTTATTTTAATTGGTTTGACATTATTGTCTGGTAATTTTTATAAGTTTAAAGATTTCATTATTAAAAATAAAACTATTTTTTATATTTTTACATTAATCACATCTATCGGAGTCATTATTGTTGGATTAATCCATGGAGGCAATCCCTTAACGTCAGGTTATCACACATTTGGAGCTGTGATGGCAATTTTAGGTGGAAATATGTTGCTTGTTTTAATTTCCAGATCTATGGATGATTTTGGTGTTTTTCAAAAAATAACTATATGTTTGGGAATCATTGGTTTAATTGTTTTTTGGATAATGTTTTTCAGCATGAATAGTATTTACATGCCAGTTTATGAGAGACTTTCAGTTTATACATTAATAATTTGGAGTTTCACGGCTGGAATTTATCTTCTCAGAAATTAA